The proteins below are encoded in one region of Sporosarcina sp. FSL K6-1508:
- a CDS encoding metal ABC transporter ATP-binding protein, producing the protein MKDAIVVSNLHVSYFGKEVLHDIGFTISEGKSVGIIGPNGAGKSTLLKVLLNLISKDKGEITILGSTLKEVRKRIAYVPQRSTIDWDFPITVKDTVLIGTYPTIGLLKRPGRKEKDLALKCLEKVDMVEFQNRQIGELSGGQQQRVFLARALAQEADLFLLDEPFVGIDATSEEMIVKILKELRDEGKTIIVVHHDLNKAEKYFDELLLLNKELIAKGSVKEVFTPQMISKAYGGQLSFLDGVMAK; encoded by the coding sequence ATGAAGGATGCAATTGTAGTTTCAAATTTGCATGTGTCGTATTTTGGAAAAGAAGTGTTACACGATATAGGATTTACGATATCAGAGGGGAAATCTGTTGGAATCATTGGACCGAATGGAGCAGGGAAGTCCACTTTGCTTAAAGTATTACTAAATTTGATTTCTAAAGATAAAGGTGAAATTACGATTCTTGGTTCCACGTTGAAAGAAGTACGTAAAAGAATTGCTTACGTTCCGCAGCGCAGTACAATCGATTGGGATTTCCCGATAACCGTCAAGGATACAGTTCTCATCGGTACGTACCCGACAATTGGACTATTGAAAAGACCGGGTAGGAAAGAAAAGGATTTGGCATTGAAATGTCTTGAAAAAGTAGATATGGTCGAGTTCCAAAATCGACAAATTGGAGAGTTATCTGGTGGTCAGCAGCAGCGTGTTTTCTTGGCCAGAGCACTTGCTCAGGAGGCAGATTTATTTTTACTCGATGAGCCATTTGTCGGAATCGACGCAACGAGTGAAGAGATGATCGTGAAGATTTTAAAAGAGTTGCGCGATGAAGGAAAAACAATCATTGTTGTCCATCATGATTTGAATAAGGCGGAAAAGTATTTCGATGAACTGTTGTTATTAAACAAGGAGTTAATTGCGAAGGGCAGTGTGAAAGAAGTGTTTACGCCTCAAATGATCTCAAAAGCATACGGCGGACAATTATCGTTTTTAGATGGGGTGATGGCGAAATGA
- a CDS encoding metal ABC transporter permease, with protein MHFIEAVMQYGFLQKALITSVMVGIISGVIGCFIILRGMALMGDAISHAVLPGVAISFMLGINFFIGAVITGILTAIGIGFINQNSRVKNDSAIGIMFTAAFAAGIILITFMKSSTDLYHILFGNVLAVRPSDMWMTLIVGIFVLLSVFIFYKELLVSSFDPIMAQAYGLPTKMIHYFLMVLLTLVTVASLQTVGIILVVAMLITPASTAYLLTDRLSVMIVISATCGTISAIIGLYLSFTYNLASGATIVLVATALFFLAFIFSPKQGLLWRAIRTNKQKSAVL; from the coding sequence ATGCATTTCATTGAGGCAGTCATGCAATATGGTTTTCTGCAAAAAGCGCTTATTACATCAGTGATGGTTGGTATTATTAGTGGCGTCATTGGTTGTTTTATTATTTTAAGAGGAATGGCCCTCATGGGGGATGCGATATCTCATGCCGTATTACCAGGTGTCGCAATTTCTTTCATGCTAGGCATCAATTTCTTTATCGGAGCGGTGATAACAGGTATTTTAACGGCTATCGGTATTGGATTCATCAATCAAAACAGTCGTGTGAAAAATGACTCTGCGATTGGCATCATGTTTACAGCTGCATTTGCCGCGGGTATTATCCTTATCACGTTTATGAAGAGCAGCACGGATTTGTATCACATCCTGTTTGGGAATGTGTTGGCGGTAAGACCTTCTGATATGTGGATGACGTTGATAGTTGGTATTTTCGTGTTGTTAAGTGTGTTTATATTTTATAAAGAGTTGCTTGTCAGTTCATTTGACCCAATTATGGCTCAAGCATATGGGCTTCCGACTAAGATGATTCATTACTTCTTAATGGTTCTATTAACACTTGTTACGGTCGCATCGTTACAGACAGTGGGCATCATATTAGTCGTTGCAATGCTTATTACACCCGCTTCGACAGCTTATTTGTTAACTGACCGGCTGTCTGTCATGATAGTCATTTCGGCTACATGTGGAACGATTTCGGCGATAATTGGTTTGTATTTGAGCTTTACGTACAATCTTGCATCTGGCGCAACAATTGTACTCGTCGCAACAGCTTTATTTTTCTTAGCATTTATATTCTCACCGAAACAAGGTTTATTGTGGCGGGCAATTCGAACAAATAAACAAAAATCAGCCGTTTTATAA
- a CDS encoding metal ABC transporter substrate-binding protein translates to MKKSIMLFTMLIVGVLLSACGQGTTAPKEKGEKLQVVATYSIVYDIVKNVGGDLVDVHSLAPIGSDPHQYDPLPADVALTTDADVVFYNGLNLEEGNAWFTKLMETAGKAGEDAPVFRVSEGVEPMLLSSKDHLGEEDPHAWLDVRNGIKYVENVRKSLKKIDPENADIYDENADAYITELKALHEEIVEKMNQIPEERRILVTSEGAFKYFSKAYDFNAAYIWEINSHHEGTPEQLTTIIATINEEKVQALFLETSIDPRSMEMVSRETNVPIKGKIFTDSLGKPGDDGDTYVKMLRWNADMIYSGLNQ, encoded by the coding sequence ATGAAAAAAAGTATTATGCTGTTTACGATGCTTATTGTAGGGGTCTTGTTGTCGGCGTGTGGGCAAGGTACGACTGCTCCAAAAGAGAAGGGTGAAAAACTGCAGGTCGTTGCGACGTATTCGATTGTCTACGATATTGTGAAAAATGTCGGGGGAGATTTGGTCGATGTTCACAGCCTTGCACCGATTGGATCAGATCCTCACCAATATGATCCACTTCCGGCAGATGTCGCTTTGACGACAGATGCAGATGTTGTTTTTTATAACGGGCTAAATTTAGAAGAAGGAAATGCATGGTTTACTAAATTGATGGAAACCGCTGGAAAAGCGGGAGAGGATGCGCCGGTATTTCGTGTAAGTGAAGGGGTTGAACCGATGCTCCTCAGTTCGAAGGACCATTTAGGGGAAGAAGATCCCCATGCTTGGCTCGATGTGCGCAATGGCATCAAGTATGTAGAAAATGTGCGTAAATCCCTGAAGAAAATAGATCCGGAAAATGCAGATATCTACGATGAAAACGCGGATGCATATATCACTGAACTCAAAGCCCTTCATGAAGAAATCGTGGAGAAAATGAACCAAATCCCAGAAGAACGACGGATACTTGTGACAAGTGAAGGTGCGTTCAAATATTTCTCCAAAGCGTATGATTTTAATGCAGCCTACATTTGGGAAATCAATTCACACCATGAAGGAACACCTGAACAGCTGACAACTATCATTGCAACCATCAACGAGGAAAAGGTTCAAGCGCTATTTTTAGAAACAAGTATCGATCCACGTAGCATGGAAATGGTATCAAGGGAAACGAATGTGCCGATTAAAGGAAAAATCTTTACAGACTCTCTAGGGAAACCTGGTGATGATGGCGATACGTATGTAAAAATGCTTAGATGGAACGCAGACATGATTTATAGTGGTTTGAATCAATAA
- a CDS encoding ABC transporter substrate-binding protein: MKKITLSLTSIALILLLSACNTNEKTEKVSIMLDWYPNAVHSFLYVAEEKGYFKDEGIELDIKFPASPTDPINLAATGKVTMGITYQPDVIIAKSEQNIGIKSVGVLVRSPLNHVAFLKESGIESPKDLEGKTVGYSGIPLNEAILETMMKADGADYGKVNMVDVGFELNSALISKKADAVIGAYINHEVPLLEYEGFPTGYIDPTDFEIPSFYELIVVTSDDTWKKDQKNIEAFWRAAGRAFDDMEKNPEEALSILLKYQDEANFPLVEVVESESLSILLPKMKAPGTFGEQEEQAWQATADWMTETGLLKNKANLDGIFINMD, translated from the coding sequence TTGAAGAAAATCACATTATCACTAACAAGTATCGCGCTAATTCTATTGCTCAGCGCGTGCAATACTAATGAAAAAACAGAAAAGGTAAGTATCATGCTTGATTGGTATCCTAATGCGGTACATAGCTTCCTTTATGTTGCGGAGGAAAAAGGTTATTTCAAAGATGAAGGCATTGAACTGGATATCAAGTTCCCCGCAAGTCCGACTGATCCTATTAACCTTGCAGCAACAGGAAAAGTGACTATGGGCATCACCTATCAGCCTGACGTTATAATTGCAAAGTCTGAACAGAATATCGGTATTAAATCCGTCGGCGTTCTCGTTCGTTCGCCATTGAATCACGTAGCATTTTTAAAAGAAAGTGGTATCGAGTCACCAAAAGATCTAGAAGGAAAAACTGTAGGCTATTCAGGAATCCCTTTGAACGAAGCAATACTAGAAACAATGATGAAAGCAGATGGTGCAGACTACGGTAAAGTAAACATGGTCGATGTGGGGTTTGAATTAAATTCTGCATTGATTTCAAAAAAAGCAGACGCTGTTATCGGGGCATATATTAATCATGAAGTACCGCTACTTGAATATGAAGGATTTCCAACAGGGTATATTGACCCGACAGACTTCGAAATACCTTCGTTTTATGAACTTATTGTTGTGACAAGTGACGATACCTGGAAGAAAGACCAAAAGAACATCGAAGCATTTTGGCGCGCTGCCGGAAGAGCCTTCGATGATATGGAGAAAAATCCTGAAGAAGCGCTGTCTATCTTGCTAAAATACCAGGATGAAGCGAATTTCCCACTCGTCGAGGTCGTTGAAAGTGAGTCGCTTTCAATTCTTCTTCCGAAAATGAAAGCACCTGGTACGTTTGGTGAGCAGGAGGAACAGGCATGGCAAGCAACTGCCGATTGGATGACAGAAACCGGATTATTGAAAAACAAAGCAAATCTTGATGGAATTTTCATTAATATGGACTAA
- a CDS encoding ABC transporter permease: MKNTTSLVIILGFLSIWELSARLYGKAFILPSPIQIFIRFWELKEVLLLKHLPVTLMTIVIGLAISIISGTAIAVLMSSRPGVRKALYPILIASQMVPIIALAPIFVLWFGYTIWSKVAVTVLITFFPITVNTFDGLSSGKKDIKELFLTMGASKKDIFYKYSVPTALPHFFSGMKVAVTLSVIGAAIGEWLGAQAGLGYFSRRMMTQFDGAAVFAPIFVLSAVGIGLFICVTIIENRTLKWRIKN; this comes from the coding sequence GTGAAAAATACGACATCCTTAGTAATTATTTTAGGATTTCTAAGTATCTGGGAGTTGAGCGCACGCCTTTACGGTAAAGCGTTCATTCTACCTTCCCCTATTCAAATTTTTATACGTTTTTGGGAACTGAAGGAAGTATTATTGTTGAAACATCTGCCGGTTACTTTGATGACGATTGTTATCGGCTTAGCCATTTCGATTATTTCAGGAACAGCAATTGCAGTGCTAATGTCTTCCCGTCCCGGCGTACGAAAAGCACTCTATCCAATTCTCATTGCATCTCAAATGGTTCCTATTATTGCACTTGCACCTATTTTTGTACTGTGGTTCGGATACACAATTTGGAGCAAAGTTGCCGTTACTGTGCTCATCACATTTTTCCCGATAACAGTGAATACATTCGATGGTTTATCGTCAGGAAAAAAAGATATAAAAGAACTCTTTTTGACGATGGGTGCTTCAAAAAAGGATATTTTCTATAAATATTCCGTGCCAACTGCCCTTCCCCATTTCTTTTCTGGAATGAAAGTCGCCGTGACCCTCAGTGTGATTGGCGCGGCTATCGGGGAATGGCTCGGTGCTCAGGCTGGACTTGGTTACTTTAGCCGGCGCATGATGACGCAGTTCGATGGTGCAGCTGTTTTCGCGCCCATCTTTGTACTGAGTGCCGTCGGAATCGGTCTATTCATCTGTGTGACCATTATTGAAAATCGAACGTTAAAATGGAGGATTAAGAATTGA
- a CDS encoding ABC transporter ATP-binding protein, whose product MLSFDGVSFTYQSGNSILDNLSFNILPGEFISIIGVSGSGKSTIFRLVTGLDEPSNGTISLEGNPNTQRLGKVGYMPQQDLLLPWRTILENACLPLEVAGLDKKAAKEQVQPLLQEFGLGGTEDNYPEELSGGMKQRVAFLRAVLSGNSLLLLDEPFSALDAITRLAMQEWLINQWEKRKSTVLFITHDVEEALFLSDRIFLLQNKPVTSFVEIEVPLERPRLRNDLHRAEMLQLKELLIGKLRSEVTL is encoded by the coding sequence ATGCTATCGTTTGACGGTGTTTCATTCACGTACCAATCAGGCAACAGCATACTCGATAATCTGTCATTCAACATTCTTCCCGGTGAGTTTATTTCGATAATTGGTGTTAGCGGTTCCGGTAAAAGCACGATTTTCCGTCTTGTAACCGGATTAGATGAACCCTCAAACGGTACCATTTCTCTTGAAGGGAATCCAAATACTCAGCGCCTCGGAAAGGTCGGCTATATGCCCCAACAAGATTTGCTACTGCCTTGGCGAACCATTTTAGAAAATGCATGCCTTCCACTTGAAGTAGCCGGATTAGATAAGAAGGCCGCCAAGGAACAAGTACAACCATTATTACAAGAGTTCGGCCTTGGTGGAACAGAGGATAACTATCCAGAAGAACTTTCGGGTGGAATGAAGCAGCGCGTCGCTTTCTTACGCGCTGTTCTTTCTGGCAATTCCCTCCTATTGTTGGATGAACCGTTTTCAGCACTCGACGCCATCACCCGACTGGCTATGCAAGAGTGGCTCATCAATCAATGGGAAAAGCGCAAATCAACTGTGCTTTTCATCACACATGACGTAGAGGAAGCACTGTTTCTGTCAGATCGTATTTTTCTGTTGCAAAACAAACCTGTCACTTCTTTCGTGGAAATCGAAGTGCCTCTTGAAAGACCTCGACTAAGAAACGATTTACATCGCGCTGAAATGCTCCAGCTAAAAGAACTGCTTATCGGCAAGCTTAGAAGTGAGGTAACGCTGTGA
- the tenA gene encoding thiaminase II, with protein MKFTERLLEKTLPIWRQNHSHPFVQGIGDGTLDPDKFRFYMVQDYLYLIDYAKLFAIGAVKADDLETMGKFATLLDGTLNKEMALHRSYALRFGISEQELENAKPSPIVLAYTHYMLHVCQNGTVAEVMAALLPCAWSYWEIGKELNAIPGAADHSLYGDWIQMYSSDEFEELAGWCIDLMNKSTEGKPEHELLKLEEIFLNTTRYEYMFWDMANTKQMWPGVEMINAIV; from the coding sequence ATGAAGTTCACCGAACGATTACTTGAAAAGACGTTACCAATCTGGAGACAGAATCATAGCCATCCTTTCGTACAAGGAATTGGCGATGGGACGCTTGATCCGGATAAATTCAGGTTTTATATGGTACAGGATTACTTGTATTTGATTGATTATGCAAAACTATTTGCGATTGGGGCTGTAAAAGCCGACGACTTGGAAACGATGGGCAAATTTGCGACACTACTCGATGGGACGCTGAACAAGGAAATGGCCCTGCATCGAAGCTACGCGCTGCGGTTCGGCATTTCTGAACAGGAACTTGAAAATGCTAAGCCGTCACCAATTGTTCTTGCCTATACGCACTACATGTTACACGTCTGTCAAAATGGAACCGTTGCGGAAGTGATGGCTGCTCTGCTTCCTTGCGCATGGAGTTACTGGGAAATCGGTAAGGAGCTAAATGCTATTCCAGGTGCTGCCGATCACTCGTTATATGGCGATTGGATTCAGATGTATTCTTCGGATGAATTCGAGGAACTTGCGGGCTGGTGTATTGATTTAATGAACAAATCAACAGAAGGAAAACCGGAGCATGAACTGTTAAAGCTCGAGGAGATCTTCCTCAATACAACTCGTTATGAATATATGTTTTGGGATATGGCAAATACAAAACAAATGTGGCCTGGAGTTGAAATGATAAATGCTATCGTTTGA
- a CDS encoding exonuclease SbcCD subunit D — protein MKFFHTADWHLGKLVQGIYMTDGQRYVLDQFIEAIREEKPDAVVIAGDLYDRAVPPTEAVALLDEVLGKITMELETPVLAISGNHDSPGRLHFGSGLMRVNGYHIAGQMTKEIEPIVLTDEFGEVHFHLVPFADPSIVKHLYGDETIVNHNDAMKKVIAGIREQMADGARHVFVGHAFVTPHGESEDNTSDSERPLAIGGAEYVSAHLFEPFHYTALGHLHQAHYVLNETVRFAGSPMKYSISEENHNKGFLIIELDAEGQVVVEKRALKPKHDMRTVEGIMEDILLHTVSEDYVFVKLLDETPVLFPMEKVRSVYPNAMHVERKVFIQTANSRDEQRMEHVKHDDLALFKAFYDEMKGEAPDTETETLFAEVLHEVMHKEGTGH, from the coding sequence GTGAAATTTTTTCATACTGCGGACTGGCATTTAGGCAAGCTCGTTCAAGGGATTTATATGACGGACGGACAGCGTTATGTCCTTGATCAATTCATTGAGGCAATTAGAGAAGAGAAGCCGGATGCGGTCGTTATCGCAGGCGATTTATATGACCGTGCGGTACCCCCGACAGAAGCGGTTGCACTACTCGATGAAGTGCTCGGAAAAATCACCATGGAACTTGAGACACCTGTCCTTGCAATTAGCGGTAACCACGATAGCCCAGGACGCCTCCATTTTGGAAGCGGATTGATGCGAGTGAATGGTTATCATATTGCCGGTCAAATGACGAAAGAAATAGAGCCGATCGTTTTAACGGATGAATTCGGAGAAGTCCATTTTCATCTCGTACCGTTTGCAGATCCATCGATTGTAAAGCATTTATATGGTGATGAAACAATCGTGAATCATAATGATGCAATGAAAAAAGTGATAGCTGGAATTCGTGAACAAATGGCAGATGGTGCACGACATGTGTTTGTAGGACATGCGTTTGTGACACCTCACGGGGAAAGTGAAGACAATACGAGTGACTCGGAACGGCCACTGGCAATTGGCGGAGCAGAATACGTTTCGGCACATCTTTTCGAACCATTTCACTACACAGCACTTGGACATTTGCATCAGGCACATTATGTGTTAAATGAAACGGTGCGGTTTGCAGGATCGCCAATGAAATACTCGATTTCAGAAGAAAACCATAACAAAGGTTTTTTAATTATTGAACTTGATGCGGAAGGACAAGTTGTTGTTGAAAAACGTGCGTTGAAACCGAAGCACGATATGCGGACAGTTGAAGGGATTATGGAAGATATTTTATTACATACGGTGAGTGAGGACTACGTATTCGTCAAACTATTGGATGAGACACCGGTCTTATTCCCCATGGAAAAAGTTCGGTCGGTCTATCCGAATGCGATGCATGTTGAGCGTAAAGTGTTTATACAGACTGCAAATTCGAGGGATGAACAACGGATGGAACATGTGAAGCATGATGATTTAGCACTATTTAAAGCATTTTATGATGAGATGAAAGGCGAAGCGCCAGACACGGAAACGGAAACTCTTTTTGCGGAAGTGCTCCATGAAGTTATGCATAAGGAGGGGACAGGACATTGA